The Amphritea atlantica sequence TGGGCGGTTTTTTCCTTTCAGTTCCTACAGACACAACAATCGCTCACGGCATAACCGGTTTGCGATACGCCAGCACCAGCAACAGAGCCCCCAGCACAATCATCGGCAGCGACAACACCTGCCCCATCGTCATCCAGTCCAGCGCCACAAACCCCAGCTGAAGATCCGGCTGACGGAAGAATTCAACGCTGGAACGGAAGATGCCATAGAGCAGTAAAAACATTCCCGACACCGCCATTTTGGGGCGCGGTCTGGCCGAATAAAACCACAGCACCGTAAACAGCAACACTCCCTCCAGAGCGAACTCATACAACTGGGAAGGGTGACGGGCAAGCATATCGCCGGCCCGGGGAAAGATAACCCCCCAGGTCTGATCCGTCGGCCGGCCCCAGAGCTCACCGCCAATAAAGTTACCGATCCGCCCGGCACCCAGTCCGATCGGAATCAGCGGAGCAACGAAGTCACCGATATCAAAATAGCTCTTGCGGTACTTATGGGAGAAATAACCGATCGCCGCAATCACGCCCAGCAAGCCGCCATGGAACGACATACCGCCCTCCCATACCGCAAACAGCCACAGCGGATCATCAAGAAACTGACCGAAGTTATAAAACACCACGTAACCAAAACGGCCACCCAGTACAACGCCAATGGCACCCCAGAAAATCAGATCGGAGACCTGTTCCTCGGTCCAGCCGGAACCAGGCTGTCGGGCGCGCCGGCCTCCGAGATACCAGGCGGAGGCAAAGCCAACCAGATACATCAGACCATACCAGTGAATTGTTAACGGCCCTAACGCCACCGCAATCGGATCAATCTCATGAACCCACATTAAAACACTCTTCCTTATTTTGAAGCTGCCAGGATACAACCCTGTCCGCCGGACATCCTACAATAGATTAATTACAATTATTGGTTTTAAATAAAGCTGCTATACATTGATCCACACCATCAAAAAGAGTTCCTGCCGTGTGCCTGATTCTGTTCGCCTATAACTACCATCCCGATTACAGACTCATCCTGACTGCCAACCGGGATGAGTTCTATCAACGCCCCACCCGGCCGATGCAGTACTGGGCCGAACAGCCACAACTGCTGGCAGGCCAGGATCTGGAGCAGGGAGGCACCTGGCTAGGACTGACCCGCACGGGTCGATTCTCCGCCCTAACCAACCACAGAAACGGACTGATAAAACCCCGGGGGATCAGTTCAAGAGGCCAATTGCCGCTGCAGTTTCTGCTCGGTGAGATGAGCTGCCAGAGCTTTATTCGCGACACAGAGACCGGCCGGTTCGATGGCTTCAATCAACTGATCGATGATGGCGGGCAACTCTGCTATCTGTCAAACCGCAGCCCGGCACTGCAGCCGGTACCGCATGGCATTCACGGCATCAGCAATGCCGTATTCGATACTCCTTGGCCCAAACTTGTCGCAGCGAAAGCGGCATTTAAGGCCTGCATCGACAGCGAGCTGTTATCCGCAGATAACCTGATCAGCGTAATGCAGGATCCCACCACCTATCACGACGATCTGCTGCCGCAGACCGGTATCAGTATTGAACTGGAGCGTCTGCTCTCTGCCCGGTTTATCCGCTCTGAACGTTACGGCACCCGGGCGACCACCGCAGTGCTGATCAGGCACAGCGGTGAAACCCTGGTTGTTGAACAGAACTTTGACGCAGCAGGAGAAACCGAACACAGCGAGTTCAGCTTTGTGGCAGAGACGGCAATGATCCCGGAATAAAGTACTGCCCAAAACAGAGAGTCATAAAAATCAATCGACGACTCAGTCGGGTATGGCTGGCCGGGTTAACTGACCAAGCCCCAGCTCCTTCAGCGTATTGCGCAGCATCATATGGATCTTATCCACATCATCCATAACAATAATCTGATTCAGCAACTCCCGGGCACGGTCAA is a genomic window containing:
- a CDS encoding prolipoprotein diacylglyceryl transferase translates to MWVHEIDPIAVALGPLTIHWYGLMYLVGFASAWYLGGRRARQPGSGWTEEQVSDLIFWGAIGVVLGGRFGYVVFYNFGQFLDDPLWLFAVWEGGMSFHGGLLGVIAAIGYFSHKYRKSYFDIGDFVAPLIPIGLGAGRIGNFIGGELWGRPTDQTWGVIFPRAGDMLARHPSQLYEFALEGVLLFTVLWFYSARPRPKMAVSGMFLLLYGIFRSSVEFFRQPDLQLGFVALDWMTMGQVLSLPMIVLGALLLVLAYRKPVMP
- a CDS encoding NRDE family protein, with the translated sequence MCLILFAYNYHPDYRLILTANRDEFYQRPTRPMQYWAEQPQLLAGQDLEQGGTWLGLTRTGRFSALTNHRNGLIKPRGISSRGQLPLQFLLGEMSCQSFIRDTETGRFDGFNQLIDDGGQLCYLSNRSPALQPVPHGIHGISNAVFDTPWPKLVAAKAAFKACIDSELLSADNLISVMQDPTTYHDDLLPQTGISIELERLLSARFIRSERYGTRATTAVLIRHSGETLVVEQNFDAAGETEHSEFSFVAETAMIPE